In Arcanobacterium wilhelmae, the following are encoded in one genomic region:
- the topA gene encoding type I DNA topoisomerase: MSVTKLVIVESPAKAKTIGKYLGSDYDVEASVGHIRDLPQPSALPADMKKGPYGKFAVNVEGDFDPYYVVNPDKKKKVTELKAKLKKADELYLATDEDREGEAIAWHLLEVLKPKVPVKRMVFHEITKEAIHRALSNTRELDTQLVDAQESRRILDRLVGYEVSPLLWRKVAPSLSAGRVQSVTTRLVVERERERMAFVPASYWDVTAQLAKGSEEFEAKLASVDGARIASGKDFDDAGALVAKSAKAGVRVLSAEDAKAIAAALEGGEATVSSVETKPYKRRPAAPFTTSTLQQEASRKLRLSSRDTMRIAQSLYENGFITYMRTDSVNLSTEAMNAARAQIKELYGVASLPEKPRFYTSKSKGAQEAHEAIRPAGDSFRMPSEVAGQLQGREYALYELIWKRTVASQMEDAKGSTASIKIEAPLAGAAGAQTATLGASGTIITFPGFLAAYEEGADVKRYEEKAESRLPKLAEGDVLAERSASADGHETTPPPRYTEASLVKTLEEKGIGRPSTYASTISTIIDRGYVDRKGQALVPTWTAFSVIRLLEENLPTLVDYDFTAEMEEDLDRIATGHEDRVEYLAGFYRGKGQAKGLHEQVDSLGEIDARAVNTIEIGEGIAVRVGRYGPYLEQVDEETGELKRANVPGDVSPDELNVAKAKELLDAALQGHRSLGKDPNTGYELVVKDGRFGPYVSEVLPEDAVQLTPTGKVSKVKPKPRTASLFASMSPDTVTLDEAVKLLSLPRIVGESNGEQIEATNGRYGPYMKRGSDSRSLESEEQIFTITLEEAEKIFAEPKKRGSRAAKPPLAEFGPDPVSGKNIVLKDGRFGPYVTDGETNASVPRADDINQLTAERAQKLLVARRLKIAEQGGPKARNKTKRTVSGAGKKKAAAKKTPAKKTTAKKPAAKKAE, encoded by the coding sequence ATGTCAGTGACGAAACTGGTGATCGTCGAGTCTCCTGCCAAGGCAAAGACAATCGGCAAATACCTCGGAAGTGATTACGACGTCGAGGCGTCGGTCGGTCATATCCGCGATTTGCCGCAACCTTCAGCCCTGCCCGCAGATATGAAAAAGGGCCCGTACGGCAAGTTCGCGGTGAACGTTGAGGGCGATTTTGATCCCTATTACGTGGTGAACCCGGATAAGAAAAAGAAGGTCACGGAGCTCAAGGCGAAGCTGAAGAAAGCTGACGAGCTCTATCTCGCAACCGATGAGGACCGAGAGGGTGAGGCGATTGCGTGGCACCTTCTCGAGGTTCTCAAGCCGAAGGTTCCGGTCAAGCGCATGGTGTTCCACGAGATCACGAAGGAGGCGATCCACCGCGCGCTGTCGAACACGCGTGAGCTCGATACGCAGCTCGTGGATGCGCAGGAATCACGCCGAATCCTGGACCGCCTCGTGGGGTACGAAGTTTCGCCGCTCTTGTGGCGCAAGGTTGCGCCGTCGCTTTCGGCTGGCCGCGTGCAGTCGGTCACCACGCGTCTCGTGGTAGAGCGCGAGCGCGAGCGCATGGCGTTCGTGCCTGCGTCGTATTGGGACGTCACGGCTCAGCTTGCGAAAGGGTCGGAAGAGTTCGAGGCGAAGCTTGCGTCCGTAGACGGCGCGCGCATCGCATCCGGTAAGGATTTCGACGACGCCGGTGCGCTGGTTGCGAAGTCGGCGAAGGCTGGCGTTCGGGTGCTGAGCGCCGAGGACGCGAAGGCGATCGCGGCCGCTCTCGAGGGCGGCGAAGCGACGGTTTCGAGCGTGGAGACGAAGCCATACAAGCGCCGTCCGGCCGCCCCGTTTACCACCTCGACGCTCCAGCAGGAGGCCTCGCGCAAGTTGCGCCTGAGCTCGCGCGATACGATGCGCATCGCACAGTCGCTGTACGAAAACGGTTTTATTACCTACATGCGTACGGATTCGGTGAATCTTTCCACTGAGGCGATGAACGCCGCCCGTGCACAGATCAAGGAACTGTACGGCGTAGCGTCGCTGCCGGAAAAGCCACGCTTCTACACGTCGAAGTCGAAGGGCGCGCAGGAGGCCCACGAGGCCATCCGCCCTGCCGGCGATTCATTCCGCATGCCAAGCGAGGTGGCCGGCCAGCTCCAAGGTCGCGAGTATGCGCTGTACGAGCTGATCTGGAAGCGTACGGTGGCCTCCCAAATGGAAGACGCGAAGGGTTCCACCGCGTCGATCAAGATCGAGGCTCCGCTTGCTGGTGCCGCTGGCGCACAGACCGCCACGCTGGGTGCGTCGGGCACGATCATTACGTTCCCGGGCTTCCTCGCAGCCTACGAAGAGGGTGCGGACGTGAAGCGCTACGAGGAGAAGGCGGAGAGCCGTCTGCCCAAGCTTGCTGAAGGTGACGTGCTCGCCGAGCGTTCGGCGTCGGCGGATGGCCACGAAACCACGCCGCCGCCGCGTTACACGGAAGCCTCGCTGGTCAAGACTCTTGAAGAGAAGGGGATCGGGCGCCCGTCCACCTACGCTTCCACGATCTCCACGATCATTGACCGCGGCTACGTGGATCGCAAGGGCCAGGCGCTCGTGCCTACCTGGACGGCGTTCTCGGTGATCCGCCTGCTCGAGGAAAATCTGCCGACGCTGGTCGATTACGATTTCACGGCCGAGATGGAAGAGGATCTGGACAGGATCGCCACCGGCCACGAGGATCGAGTGGAGTACTTGGCCGGGTTCTACCGCGGCAAGGGTCAGGCGAAGGGTCTGCATGAGCAGGTCGATTCGCTGGGCGAGATCGACGCCCGCGCCGTGAACACAATCGAGATCGGCGAGGGGATCGCCGTGCGCGTGGGGCGCTACGGGCCCTACCTGGAGCAGGTGGACGAGGAAACCGGCGAACTCAAGCGCGCGAACGTGCCAGGTGATGTTTCCCCGGACGAACTGAATGTGGCGAAGGCAAAGGAACTGCTTGATGCCGCATTGCAGGGCCATCGCTCGCTCGGCAAGGATCCGAACACGGGCTACGAGCTGGTGGTGAAGGATGGCCGTTTTGGCCCATATGTTTCCGAGGTGCTTCCGGAGGATGCCGTCCAGCTCACGCCCACAGGCAAGGTGTCGAAGGTGAAGCCGAAGCCGCGTACGGCGTCGCTTTTTGCCTCGATGAGCCCGGATACTGTGACTCTCGATGAGGCAGTGAAACTGCTGAGCCTGCCGCGCATCGTGGGCGAATCGAACGGTGAACAGATCGAGGCAACCAACGGCCGTTACGGCCCGTACATGAAGCGTGGTTCGGATTCCCGGTCGCTCGAGAGCGAGGAACAGATCTTCACGATCACTCTCGAGGAGGCCGAGAAGATTTTTGCTGAGCCGAAGAAGCGCGGGTCGCGCGCGGCCAAGCCGCCGCTCGCGGAGTTTGGGCCGGATCCTGTCAGCGGCAAGAACATCGTGCTCAAAGACGGCCGCTTCGGTCCGTATGTGACCGACGGTGAGACGAACGCCTCTGTGCCGCGAGCTGACGACATCAACCAGCTTACGGCCGAGCGTGCCCAGAAGCTGCTCGTGGCTCGCCGCCTGAAGATCGCAGAGCAGGGTGGCCCGAAGGCTCGCAACAAGACGAAGCGCACCGTTTCCGGCGCTGGGAAGAAGAAGGCCGCCGCAAAGAAAACTCCGGCCAAGAAAACCACGGCCAAAAAGCCAGCAGCGAAAAAGGCCGAGTAA
- the tmk gene encoding dTMP kinase: protein MGLFITFEGGDGSGKTTQIAAIKVALESRGLEVLTSREPGGTELGAKIRQLLLFGGEVAPRAEALLYAADRAQNIATRVRPALERGAIVLEDRYIDSSVAYQGGARSLGAEEIRELSMWATDRLTPDLTLLFDVPTDVGAQRVGGEKDRLEAEGLAFHESVRRAYLEMAAGEPERFRVIDAAAPIEQVTAAALAAIEPLLERAR, encoded by the coding sequence ATGGGACTTTTCATCACGTTTGAGGGCGGCGATGGCTCGGGCAAAACCACCCAGATCGCTGCTATCAAAGTGGCGCTCGAATCGCGCGGCCTCGAGGTGCTCACCTCGCGCGAACCAGGCGGCACCGAACTCGGTGCGAAAATCCGCCAGCTTTTGCTTTTTGGTGGCGAGGTTGCCCCGCGAGCCGAGGCGCTTCTCTACGCCGCCGACCGCGCCCAAAACATCGCCACGCGCGTGCGCCCTGCGCTTGAGCGTGGCGCGATCGTGCTCGAGGATCGCTACATCGATTCATCCGTCGCTTACCAAGGAGGCGCACGCTCCCTCGGGGCCGAGGAAATCCGTGAGCTCTCGATGTGGGCAACGGACCGACTCACACCCGATCTCACACTCTTGTTCGATGTCCCCACCGACGTCGGCGCACAGCGCGTCGGCGGGGAAAAAGACCGCCTCGAGGCGGAAGGCCTCGCCTTCCACGAGTCGGTTCGCCGCGCCTACCTCGAGATGGCTGCCGGCGAACCCGAGCGCTTCCGCGTGATCGACGCGGCCGCTCCGATCGAGCAGGTCACGGCCGCGGCCCTCGCCGCGATCGAACCGCTCCTGGAGCGTGCGCGATGA
- a CDS encoding DNA polymerase III subunit delta', protein MSVFDSLVGQEAAVDVLKAAAAAGRALAKGQEPPTSSAMSHAWLFTGPPGSGRSLAARTLAAALLCTGPEPGCGQCPGCLAAMADNHPDLTTVSTDLVTISADEVREYVASAFVAPSQGHYRIFLIEDADRMVERTTNVLLKAIEEPGEHTVWMLCTAAPADVLPTIRSRCRGVNLVTPSAQEVADLLVERDGIEPKQAMLAARASQSHVGVARALALNEDGAAAIRRHTLDAIVSIKGVGDAEMAAIRLMDPEAMRGEKTPKAGTKAAKAAKDAQAEAAKRKVMEAYGLDADSKVPTSMRGEIKAALDSAKKRATRNQRDLLDRELIYAIGLYRDVLVTQLGSDVELINQDYIEAIANLASELTPALVLKKIEKLGEARERLAANVAPQLAMEAAMMALRLTPHA, encoded by the coding sequence ATGAGCGTCTTCGATTCTCTGGTCGGCCAAGAGGCCGCCGTCGACGTCCTCAAAGCCGCTGCGGCCGCGGGCCGTGCGCTTGCAAAGGGCCAGGAGCCACCGACGTCGTCGGCCATGAGCCACGCGTGGCTGTTCACAGGCCCGCCAGGTTCGGGCCGTTCCCTCGCCGCGCGTACGCTCGCCGCCGCACTGCTGTGCACCGGCCCCGAACCCGGCTGCGGCCAGTGCCCAGGATGCCTGGCCGCAATGGCCGACAACCACCCGGATCTCACCACTGTCTCCACGGATCTCGTCACAATCTCCGCCGACGAGGTGCGCGAATATGTGGCCAGCGCTTTCGTCGCACCCTCGCAGGGCCACTACAGGATTTTCCTGATTGAGGACGCGGACCGCATGGTGGAGCGCACCACGAACGTGCTCCTCAAAGCGATCGAGGAGCCGGGTGAACACACCGTGTGGATGCTGTGTACGGCCGCGCCCGCTGACGTGCTCCCCACGATTCGCTCGCGCTGCCGTGGCGTCAATCTGGTCACCCCGTCCGCGCAGGAAGTTGCAGATCTGCTTGTCGAGCGCGACGGGATCGAGCCGAAGCAGGCGATGCTTGCGGCCCGAGCCTCGCAGTCGCACGTGGGCGTTGCTCGCGCGCTCGCGCTCAACGAGGACGGCGCCGCCGCGATCCGCCGCCACACGCTCGACGCGATCGTTTCGATCAAGGGCGTGGGCGACGCCGAAATGGCTGCCATCCGCCTGATGGATCCGGAAGCGATGCGCGGCGAGAAAACGCCGAAAGCTGGCACAAAAGCAGCGAAGGCTGCGAAAGATGCGCAGGCGGAGGCCGCCAAGCGCAAAGTGATGGAGGCCTACGGGCTGGATGCCGATTCGAAGGTCCCCACCTCGATGCGCGGGGAAATCAAGGCGGCCCTCGATTCAGCGAAGAAGCGCGCCACGCGCAACCAGCGCGATCTCCTCGACCGCGAGTTGATCTATGCGATCGGCCTGTACCGCGACGTGCTCGTGACCCAGCTCGGCTCCGACGTGGAGCTGATCAACCAGGATTACATTGAGGCGATCGCGAATTTAGCCAGCGAGCTCACGCCCGCGCTCGTGCTGAAAAAGATCGAGAAACTCGGCGAGGCGCGCGAACGCCTCGCCGCGAACGTGGCGCCGCAGCTCGCGATGGAAGCGGCAATGATGGCGTTGCGTCTTACGCCCCACGCCTAG
- a CDS encoding alpha/beta hydrolase — MKIHKILAVMSVAVLAACSGATGGGSASPQAQTTTGSKTAIPAGLESFYGQKIEWKPCDDAEFMCATMEAPMDYSHPEGKKVTIPLEKAVGKNSKGNVLFVNPGGPGGSATELVEVSSLQFPKKLLDSYDIVGVEPRGVGKSMPVKCLDDKDMFEFLRTSYPLTPEGEKAQNEAVKKFADSCVKNTGESIKFVGTREAAQDLDLARHLLGSDKMNFLGFSYGTQLGGTYAELFPQNVNRMVLDGAVDPSLNGFNSYLAQLKGFEVATNNYLDWCLKGKDCPFTGDREQARQKIIDLFAKTEHKPIPTDHEPLTQAALTIGYITPLYSSESWPLLSRAFNEVFTENKGTLFDAFFRSYAGLNAKGEFTNNMMVANTAISCADTQVEGDPATWRKQSEIAAKEAPILGPTMPYSEYQCQVIPKSGAKIVDNFKAKGSAPIVVVGTVGDPATPYGWAEKFAKGLDNGVLLTYEGDGHTAYPRGGKCIEDAVNAYLLDGKVPENGKRCAA; from the coding sequence ATGAAGATACACAAGATTCTTGCCGTCATGAGTGTTGCCGTGCTTGCCGCCTGTTCGGGAGCGACGGGCGGTGGTTCTGCGAGCCCCCAAGCGCAGACAACCACCGGTTCGAAAACTGCTATTCCTGCAGGTCTTGAGAGTTTCTACGGGCAGAAGATCGAATGGAAACCCTGCGATGATGCAGAGTTTATGTGCGCCACGATGGAAGCGCCGATGGATTACTCGCATCCTGAGGGCAAGAAGGTGACCATTCCACTCGAGAAGGCTGTGGGGAAGAATTCCAAGGGCAACGTTCTGTTTGTGAACCCGGGAGGCCCGGGCGGTTCGGCAACCGAGCTTGTGGAGGTGTCCTCGCTGCAATTCCCGAAGAAGTTGCTCGATTCTTACGACATTGTGGGAGTCGAACCGCGAGGAGTGGGTAAGTCGATGCCGGTGAAGTGCTTGGACGATAAGGATATGTTCGAGTTCCTGCGCACCAGCTATCCGCTCACACCCGAAGGGGAGAAGGCGCAGAACGAAGCGGTAAAGAAGTTTGCAGATTCGTGTGTGAAGAACACTGGCGAGTCGATCAAGTTCGTCGGTACGCGCGAGGCGGCGCAGGATCTGGATCTTGCACGCCACCTGCTCGGGAGCGACAAGATGAACTTCCTGGGATTCTCGTACGGTACGCAGCTGGGTGGAACGTATGCGGAGCTGTTTCCACAGAACGTGAACCGCATGGTGCTTGATGGTGCGGTCGATCCGTCGCTGAACGGTTTCAATAGCTATCTCGCACAGCTCAAAGGCTTCGAGGTGGCGACGAATAATTACCTTGATTGGTGCTTGAAGGGCAAGGACTGCCCATTCACGGGTGATCGTGAGCAGGCGCGCCAGAAGATTATTGATCTGTTTGCAAAGACGGAACACAAGCCGATCCCGACCGATCATGAGCCGCTTACCCAGGCGGCGCTGACGATCGGATACATTACGCCACTGTATTCGTCAGAGAGCTGGCCGTTGCTGAGCCGCGCATTCAACGAAGTGTTCACCGAGAACAAGGGCACGCTGTTTGATGCGTTCTTCCGCTCGTATGCCGGGCTCAATGCCAAGGGCGAGTTCACGAATAACATGATGGTGGCAAACACGGCGATCAGCTGTGCGGATACTCAGGTGGAAGGTGATCCGGCTACCTGGCGCAAGCAGTCTGAGATCGCGGCGAAGGAGGCTCCGATTCTCGGGCCGACGATGCCCTACTCGGAGTATCAGTGCCAGGTGATCCCGAAGTCGGGCGCGAAGATTGTGGATAACTTTAAGGCGAAGGGCTCTGCGCCGATTGTTGTGGTGGGCACGGTTGGGGATCCTGCCACCCCGTATGGCTGGGCGGAGAAATTCGCGAAAGGTCTGGATAACGGTGTTCTCCTCACCTACGAGGGTGATGGCCACACGGCCTACCCGCGTGGCGGCAAGTGCATCGAGGATGCAGTGAATGCATACCTGCTCGACGGTAAGGTGCCGGAGAACGGAAAGCGTTGCGCGGCGTGA
- a CDS encoding MerR family transcriptional regulator, with protein MKLHETHKNGDSDLLNTKEAAALLPSTSEATLARWARQGKIPAVVLPSGRRFFRREDIESILTPVSEVTEEAHNTITTDAALGEESVDPNQGELF; from the coding sequence ATGAAGTTGCATGAGACGCACAAAAACGGAGATAGTGACCTCCTGAATACTAAGGAGGCTGCCGCACTGCTGCCTTCAACATCGGAGGCGACACTGGCGCGCTGGGCGCGGCAGGGGAAGATTCCTGCGGTTGTTTTGCCGTCGGGGCGGCGGTTTTTCCGTCGTGAGGATATTGAGTCGATCTTGACGCCTGTTTCAGAGGTGACTGAAGAAGCGCACAACACAATTACGACAGACGCTGCTCTCGGTGAGGAGAGCGTCGATCCGAACCAAGGGGAGTTGTTCTGA
- a CDS encoding quinone oxidoreductase family protein → MAEKEGEDAMRYATIRDSQPVLEEREAPQGAARVLAAAINPIDFAIGSGKFFKRAFADGDVLGYSGVAQLADGERVYFQLPQPPAGAFAQQVDLTEAFTAPVPDHLDSPTAAALGVPGIAAVGAVELARTSSLDTVLVTGANGNVGLLAARAALETGAKVVGMVRSAQALEAVRAAGFDGFVTQDPAAPEIADVLAECAPAGVDVVLDQLSGPYVERMMPLLNNRARWVQIGSGARTNANFTTSIFRTKGISMLGYTNFILSDAEARDYYARAAALVEAGAPLPFTTITLDQLPATWAALAAKDTHGKFVVSFE, encoded by the coding sequence ATGGCAGAAAAAGAAGGTGAGGATGCGATGCGTTACGCAACGATTCGCGACAGCCAGCCGGTGCTCGAGGAGCGCGAGGCGCCGCAGGGTGCGGCGCGCGTGCTGGCCGCGGCGATCAACCCGATCGATTTTGCGATCGGCTCCGGAAAGTTCTTCAAGCGGGCCTTCGCCGACGGCGACGTGCTCGGCTATTCCGGCGTCGCGCAGCTTGCGGACGGCGAGCGCGTGTACTTCCAGCTCCCACAGCCTCCTGCGGGTGCTTTCGCGCAGCAGGTGGACCTGACGGAAGCGTTCACAGCTCCGGTTCCTGATCATCTCGATTCGCCGACGGCGGCCGCGCTCGGCGTGCCCGGTATTGCGGCGGTGGGCGCGGTGGAACTTGCGCGAACGTCGTCGCTGGATACGGTGCTCGTGACCGGCGCAAACGGGAACGTCGGACTGCTTGCCGCCCGTGCCGCGCTTGAAACCGGGGCGAAAGTTGTGGGCATGGTTCGCAGCGCCCAGGCGCTGGAGGCGGTTCGCGCGGCGGGCTTCGACGGCTTCGTTACACAGGATCCAGCCGCCCCAGAGATCGCCGACGTCCTCGCCGAGTGTGCGCCGGCCGGCGTCGATGTGGTCCTCGATCAGCTCTCCGGCCCGTACGTGGAACGCATGATGCCGCTGCTCAACAACCGCGCCCGCTGGGTGCAGATTGGCTCGGGCGCGCGGACGAACGCGAACTTCACCACGTCGATTTTCCGCACGAAGGGCATTTCGATGCTCGGGTATACGAACTTCATCCTGTCCGACGCCGAAGCGCGCGATTACTATGCGCGAGCCGCCGCACTCGTTGAAGCGGGTGCGCCGCTCCCGTTCACCACGATCACGCTCGACCAGCTCCCAGCTACCTGGGCTGCGCTCGCGGCGAAGGACACGCACGGAAAGTTCGTGGTCAGTTTCGAGTAG
- a CDS encoding O-acetyl-ADP-ribose deacetylase — MEIEIRRTDITKVHADAIVNAANSTLLGGGGVDGAIHRAGGPAIGAACKQVRATTLPNGLAAGGAVATTAGKLPATWVIHTVGPVFSREEDRSETLASCYRESLRVAESLEAHTIAFPLVSAGVYGWPIESAAQIAVDAIRTHGGDFHVIFAAFSDDVEAALTKALASVPA; from the coding sequence GGAGATCGAAATCCGACGCACTGACATCACGAAGGTCCACGCAGACGCCATCGTGAACGCCGCGAACTCCACGCTTCTCGGAGGCGGTGGGGTCGATGGCGCGATCCATCGCGCCGGCGGCCCAGCAATCGGCGCAGCCTGCAAGCAGGTGCGCGCAACCACGCTCCCGAACGGCCTCGCCGCAGGCGGCGCCGTCGCCACCACTGCCGGCAAACTCCCAGCCACCTGGGTGATCCACACGGTCGGCCCAGTGTTCTCCCGCGAAGAGGACCGCTCCGAAACTCTCGCATCGTGCTACCGCGAATCCCTGCGCGTAGCCGAGAGCCTCGAGGCCCACACCATCGCGTTCCCGCTGGTCAGCGCCGGAGTTTACGGCTGGCCGATCGAGAGCGCCGCACAGATCGCCGTCGACGCCATCCGCACCCACGGCGGCGATTTCCACGTCATCTTCGCAGCTTTCTCCGACGACGTCGAAGCGGCACTGACGAAAGCCCTCGCCTCAGTGCCGGCGTAA